A region of uncultured Desulfobacter sp. DNA encodes the following proteins:
- a CDS encoding cytochrome c biogenesis protein CcdA, with amino-acid sequence MLTQTITFPAAFAAGLLSFLSPCVLPLIPAYFSFITGLSLDELTADDKDVRKKVILSTLAYVAGFSFIFILFGASASFLGGLASRYSWVVRYVGGGIILVFGLHLLGIINIKSFQFERKFRVKETPFHLLGTFVIGMAFGAGWSPCIGPMLGSILIVAGSQDTILKGVLLLATYSAGMALPFILISIFINSMLSFMKRATRVMGIINKCAGGLLIAIGLLLIFDKFRLLAAF; translated from the coding sequence ATGTTGACACAGACTATTACATTTCCGGCAGCCTTTGCCGCGGGCCTTCTGTCCTTTCTGTCCCCTTGTGTGCTGCCGTTAATCCCTGCTTATTTCAGCTTTATTACGGGTCTGTCCCTGGATGAACTGACTGCAGATGACAAAGACGTACGAAAAAAAGTCATTCTGTCCACCCTGGCCTATGTAGCCGGGTTTTCCTTTATTTTTATCCTGTTCGGGGCATCAGCCTCTTTTCTCGGCGGGCTGGCCTCCCGGTATTCCTGGGTTGTGCGTTATGTGGGGGGCGGCATTATCCTGGTCTTTGGACTGCATTTGCTCGGCATCATCAATATCAAAAGTTTTCAGTTTGAGCGTAAATTTCGTGTAAAAGAGACCCCCTTCCATCTGTTGGGCACCTTTGTGATCGGCATGGCCTTTGGCGCAGGCTGGAGTCCGTGCATCGGCCCCATGCTGGGCAGCATTCTTATTGTGGCAGGCAGCCAGGACACCATCCTCAAAGGCGTGCTTCTGCTGGCCACTTATTCCGCAGGCATGGCCCTGCCATTTATTTTAATATCCATTTTCATCAACTCCATGCTCAGTTTCATGAAAAGGGCCACCCGGGTCATGGGTATTATCAATAAATGCGCAGGTGGACTGCTCATTGCCATTGGGTTGCTTCTGATTTTTGACAAATTCCGACTCCTGGCAGCCTTTTAA
- the gspN gene encoding type II secretion system protein GspN yields MFGYKAVFFLFIGVACILLFFYRHYPDRAVADYIEQNVQEIAPGLNLDILDTDLCFPLGLHAGNVRMSWKNQPSLDPVQVELGPVKSVLKLKPLWNRTIQIGFSADIWKGRLTGLATIKDFRFDHLSMDSGFIGLDTQEILSTLKINNLSCKGPVNGTIQTTITNGRVENWKADITAEDIDLQWFKAIPVAGRSSFSTAMISCERTGQGPIRITTGRLTGKQGDIQLSGEIRPAFLFVKSRLDLTVKFFAPSREIKDQGVQKHLNKISDTNLITFILTGTPENPNLELANLPNLLSNTPQPVAKVDRQVQIKNVPTPHLLLKNTLKIDSPDLDLELMGTVVGNGLEPMAIIKKKNGKTERLYIQGETVDRAKIVKIMRRQVVFLVNGKQQLLSMADPDILTEQNPASETGTSDVSKEFTLTKSDVTGMMHNINTLSDQIRVKPHLRKNQTDGYRISSLVKMSLLYEKLGLRQGDIVTEINGLPMDSLNNFAVLYNQLIQDKLDSDIEIQIERNGKSVLLLYRIN; encoded by the coding sequence ATGTTCGGATATAAAGCCGTTTTTTTTCTATTTATTGGTGTTGCCTGCATTCTGCTTTTTTTTTACCGTCATTATCCTGACCGTGCCGTTGCAGACTATATTGAACAAAACGTCCAGGAAATAGCTCCGGGACTTAACCTTGATATCCTGGATACTGATTTGTGCTTTCCTTTAGGCCTTCATGCAGGCAATGTCCGGATGTCATGGAAAAATCAACCAAGCCTTGACCCGGTTCAGGTTGAACTGGGCCCGGTTAAAAGTGTCCTCAAATTAAAACCGCTTTGGAATCGTACCATTCAAATTGGTTTTTCAGCCGATATCTGGAAAGGAAGGTTAACCGGCCTTGCCACCATCAAGGATTTTAGATTCGATCATCTGTCCATGGACTCTGGGTTTATAGGACTGGACACCCAAGAAATTTTATCCACTCTGAAAATTAACAATTTGTCATGCAAAGGACCGGTAAACGGCACAATTCAAACAACGATTACCAACGGTCGTGTGGAAAACTGGAAGGCAGACATAACAGCAGAAGACATAGATCTTCAATGGTTCAAAGCCATACCGGTGGCCGGGAGGTCCTCTTTTTCAACGGCGATGATCTCTTGTGAAAGAACAGGCCAGGGCCCCATCCGGATCACGACAGGCAGACTCACCGGGAAACAGGGCGATATCCAGTTGTCAGGGGAAATACGGCCCGCCTTTTTGTTTGTGAAATCGCGACTTGACCTGACCGTTAAATTTTTCGCCCCTTCCCGGGAAATTAAAGATCAAGGCGTCCAGAAGCACCTCAATAAGATATCCGATACTAATTTAATTACTTTTATCTTGACAGGTACTCCGGAAAATCCAAACCTGGAACTTGCAAATTTGCCCAACCTGTTGTCCAATACGCCCCAGCCTGTGGCAAAGGTAGATAGACAGGTACAGATCAAAAACGTGCCCACGCCTCATCTCCTCTTAAAGAATACCCTGAAAATAGATAGTCCCGACCTTGATCTTGAATTGATGGGCACTGTCGTGGGAAACGGGCTTGAGCCCATGGCCATCATAAAAAAGAAAAATGGAAAAACCGAACGGCTGTATATCCAGGGTGAAACAGTAGACAGGGCGAAAATTGTGAAGATCATGCGACGGCAGGTTGTTTTTCTGGTGAACGGAAAACAACAATTGCTATCCATGGCAGATCCAGATATATTAACTGAGCAGAATCCGGCATCCGAGACCGGTACCAGTGATGTTTCCAAAGAGTTTACGTTGACAAAAAGCGATGTGACCGGCATGATGCACAACATCAATACATTAAGCGATCAGATCCGGGTCAAGCCCCATTTACGCAAAAATCAGACTGATGGATATCGTATCAGCAGTCTTGTCAAAATGTCCTTATTATATGAAAAACTGGGTCTGCGCCAGGGAGATATCGTCACTGAGATAAATGGACTACCAATGGATTCTTTAAATAATTTTGCCGTATTATACAACCAGTTAATCCAGGACAAGCTTGACAGCGATATTGAAATTCAAATTGAGCGAAATGGAAAGTCCGTGTTACTTTTATACCGGATCAATTAA
- a CDS encoding rhodanese-like domain-containing protein: MLKRLSVFSLTISLMLLLLIGSVFAATDCKECEEVDKGRIPEQFLDHSLKMLPSGIVIWDLEEAIPALKDKDAKYLWVDTRPGSFLEIGTIKNAVNLVCDLQGVAIPDADAPNAITKEKLVTAMETIDPNVNAVTVIFFCQGPKCHRSYNAALRSIKEYGLSIDKVVWFREGYPNLEKHILSDPKLKRRITKYLRGKVTQ; this comes from the coding sequence ATGTTAAAAAGACTGTCTGTTTTTTCCCTTACTATTAGTTTAATGCTTTTACTCTTGATCGGTTCAGTTTTTGCGGCCACTGACTGCAAAGAGTGTGAAGAAGTGGACAAAGGACGAATCCCCGAACAATTCTTAGACCATAGTCTTAAAATGCTTCCCTCCGGGATTGTCATATGGGATCTTGAAGAGGCAATCCCGGCCCTGAAAGATAAAGATGCAAAGTATCTGTGGGTGGACACAAGGCCTGGATCATTTCTTGAGATAGGCACAATAAAAAATGCCGTAAACCTGGTATGCGATCTCCAGGGGGTTGCGATTCCCGACGCTGATGCCCCGAATGCCATCACAAAAGAGAAACTTGTTACAGCCATGGAGACGATTGACCCGAATGTTAACGCCGTCACTGTTATTTTCTTCTGCCAGGGCCCCAAATGTCATAGAAGCTACAATGCCGCATTAAGAAGTATAAAGGAGTACGGACTTAGTATCGATAAGGTTGTATGGTTCAGGGAAGGCTATCCGAATTTGGAAAAACATATTCTGTCAGACCCGAAGCTTAAAAGAAGAATTACCAAATACCTGCGCGGCAAAGTTACCCAGTAA
- a CDS encoding diguanylate cyclase, protein MKCMNLIYKDPDDLMKIRDDLSRYLPENILIQVFCGISDIDAVNSLRSLLCALFPGSAVIGTSSAGEILNANIVQESIVISFTAFENIRARSALVDQNDDLTAGGKDMADALDDNKVKCIIVLGCGLKEGNYVNAFPFLKALNGRLSNAVIAGGLAAGYDEQQSRVFVFTEHGFTEHGFAAAALSGANLCVTTAHNLSWTPIGKKMTITHAKDGRLYSIDDKSVKDIYRQYLGIESGPSSLTLMNHFPLMIERRGMQVTNPVLSVNRDGSFNVLEKFEIGEQVRFSYCDAGLQEKGARQMGKQLAGCQPEAFFIYSCEFRRNIFEDDIVADMTVVQNGPASAGFFTFGECYTDKTKTPRFLQQTMTVLALSESDTCKISDEEEEFTEKIELPKAALKRFKLLKAMSHLVSSTTRELEMKNRQLEQLANKDGLTGLFNRRFFDDTLDRQLKEHGRSGAPLSLILMDVDFFKQFNDHYGHVAGDDCLRGISHLLQSLMRRVSDMAFRYGGEEFICILPATAHPGALQKAEILRSGVQDLEIPHELSQVAECVTVSLGVITLTDNREISPQALTKACDEQLYEAKHAGRNCLQGKNMSGNTDV, encoded by the coding sequence ATGAAATGTATGAACCTCATCTATAAAGATCCTGACGATTTAATGAAAATTCGGGATGATCTGAGCCGTTATTTGCCAGAAAACATCCTGATCCAGGTTTTTTGCGGTATTTCAGATATCGATGCGGTGAACAGCCTTCGATCGCTGCTTTGCGCACTTTTTCCCGGCAGTGCCGTGATTGGTACAAGCTCGGCAGGAGAAATTTTAAACGCAAATATTGTGCAAGAATCCATTGTAATCAGCTTTACCGCTTTTGAAAATATCAGGGCCAGATCTGCATTAGTCGATCAGAATGACGATTTGACGGCCGGGGGTAAAGATATGGCAGACGCGCTTGATGACAATAAAGTTAAATGCATAATTGTCCTGGGTTGCGGACTTAAAGAAGGTAATTATGTCAACGCCTTTCCTTTCCTTAAAGCCTTGAACGGCAGGCTTAGCAATGCTGTCATAGCCGGCGGCCTGGCCGCTGGCTATGATGAACAGCAAAGCCGGGTTTTTGTGTTTACCGAACATGGCTTCACTGAACACGGTTTTGCGGCTGCGGCACTTTCAGGTGCCAACTTATGCGTCACCACTGCCCATAATTTAAGCTGGACGCCCATTGGAAAAAAGATGACCATCACCCATGCAAAGGATGGCAGACTCTACAGCATTGATGACAAATCCGTTAAGGATATATACCGGCAGTATCTGGGCATTGAATCCGGCCCCTCATCTTTGACCCTGATGAATCATTTTCCGCTTATGATAGAACGACGCGGCATGCAGGTTACCAATCCTGTTTTGTCTGTAAACCGTGACGGGTCTTTTAATGTTCTGGAAAAATTTGAAATCGGGGAACAGGTGCGCTTCAGTTATTGTGATGCAGGTCTCCAGGAAAAAGGGGCCAGACAGATGGGAAAACAACTGGCCGGATGTCAACCCGAAGCCTTTTTCATCTATTCCTGTGAATTCAGGAGAAATATTTTTGAAGACGACATTGTTGCTGATATGACTGTTGTGCAGAACGGTCCGGCTTCAGCCGGTTTTTTCACCTTTGGTGAATGTTATACCGACAAGACGAAAACCCCTCGGTTTTTACAGCAGACCATGACTGTACTGGCCCTGTCTGAATCTGATACCTGCAAAATTTCTGACGAGGAAGAAGAGTTCACGGAAAAAATAGAACTGCCAAAGGCGGCTTTAAAACGTTTCAAGCTTTTAAAAGCCATGAGCCATCTTGTGAGCAGCACAACCCGGGAACTCGAGATGAAAAACAGGCAACTGGAACAACTTGCCAATAAAGATGGTCTCACCGGGCTTTTCAACCGCCGTTTTTTTGATGATACGCTGGACCGCCAGCTGAAAGAGCATGGTCGTTCAGGCGCGCCTTTGTCCCTGATCCTGATGGACGTTGACTTTTTTAAGCAGTTCAATGACCATTACGGCCATGTGGCAGGGGATGATTGTCTTCGCGGGATCTCCCATCTGCTTCAAAGCCTGATGAGACGGGTTTCGGACATGGCATTTCGTTATGGTGGAGAGGAGTTTATCTGTATTCTGCCGGCTACGGCCCATCCGGGTGCGCTGCAAAAAGCAGAAATTCTCAGATCCGGTGTTCAAGACCTGGAGATTCCCCACGAACTATCACAGGTGGCCGAGTGTGTCACTGTCAGCTTAGGGGTTATTACCCTGACCGACAATCGGGAAATTTCCCCCCAGGCATTAACAAAAGCCTGTGACGAGCAACTTTACGAGGCCAAACACGCAGGAAGAAATTGTTTGCAGGGAAAAAACATGAGTGGAAATACAGATGTCTGA
- a CDS encoding methyl-accepting chemotaxis protein, translated as MKKPRSLKLKITFWVAVILFVCSALIVVFDFFSSNVKDKFSDKFMIHVFDDVRVENEKAHIKRTSDTLQTFVASEEVIAYLEGSRETPTLQIIDGLFITLSEGIKIRKLVLLDKNHRVVFSKRDQNSLADDNIFMTDGLLKLYAKSEKTWENQGTCVESSGKVVFIIATAVVNDDDQVIGIAACELPIEDLAASFAKIVKGYVGYQGSDSTFTGACDSTFLEQISAEKRKNAPSNTSFVLKLNAVCTPESLKKSEAEPPQEKEQSLKTGLIRSFYKLYPIEVQDANKNNYRYWLVLDYSASARVENKIFILKPLILGGIMIVSILSLFIFLSRLIKPLEKVVEALKDIAQGEGDLTRRIQVEAQNEIGEVASWFNAFVGRIHELVMQIGNNSTIVSDSSGHLQRTSEKLDKSSDDLSSMTQAAAAATEEMSQSMNSVAAAGEQASVNLDSVSLAAGAMKSGLNQVAQDCHTARQISDEAYYQVQSASSRVVDLGGAAKDIGKVVEVITEIAEQTNLLALNATIEAARAGEAGRGFAVVANEIKNLASQTAGATLEITNKIKGIQDSTGNTVKDVEKITSIISKVSEIVSKIAHEVDEHSKSANHVAENIEQASDGLGEVSQNIAQSSNAAAELSQDIAGVSTIATDISREGTDMNQSAKTLSELAAQLHSSIGAFKV; from the coding sequence ATGAAAAAACCGCGTTCTTTAAAATTAAAGATCACGTTCTGGGTGGCAGTCATTCTTTTTGTTTGCTCAGCACTGATCGTCGTTTTTGATTTCTTTTCCAGTAATGTAAAAGACAAATTCTCAGACAAATTTATGATCCATGTCTTTGATGATGTCAGAGTTGAAAACGAAAAAGCCCACATAAAACGGACAAGCGATACCCTTCAAACCTTTGTGGCCTCCGAGGAGGTCATTGCGTATCTGGAAGGCAGCAGGGAGACCCCGACTCTGCAGATTATCGACGGTCTGTTCATAACCCTTTCTGAAGGCATAAAAATTCGCAAACTGGTGTTGCTGGATAAAAACCACAGGGTTGTTTTCTCAAAGCGGGATCAAAATTCTCTTGCTGACGACAACATATTTATGACGGACGGACTGCTGAAATTATATGCCAAATCAGAAAAAACATGGGAAAATCAAGGTACCTGTGTTGAATCAAGCGGCAAGGTTGTCTTTATTATTGCCACGGCAGTCGTCAACGATGATGACCAGGTGATAGGCATAGCGGCTTGTGAGCTGCCCATTGAGGACCTTGCAGCGTCTTTTGCGAAAATAGTGAAAGGGTATGTGGGATATCAGGGATCCGATTCAACCTTTACCGGGGCCTGCGACAGCACATTTCTTGAACAGATATCTGCGGAAAAAAGAAAGAATGCTCCTTCCAACACCAGTTTCGTGCTCAAACTGAACGCCGTATGCACACCGGAATCGTTAAAAAAATCGGAGGCTGAACCGCCACAGGAAAAAGAGCAAAGCCTGAAAACCGGATTAATTCGCTCATTTTATAAACTTTATCCCATTGAAGTGCAGGATGCTAACAAAAATAATTACAGGTATTGGCTTGTTCTGGACTATTCAGCTTCTGCAAGAGTAGAAAATAAAATTTTTATTCTCAAGCCTTTGATTCTTGGCGGGATAATGATTGTAAGCATACTGTCGTTGTTTATTTTTTTGTCCAGGCTGATCAAACCCCTGGAAAAGGTTGTGGAGGCGTTAAAGGATATTGCCCAGGGTGAAGGTGATCTGACGCGCCGGATCCAGGTGGAAGCACAAAACGAAATCGGAGAAGTGGCAAGTTGGTTTAACGCATTTGTGGGACGGATTCATGAACTTGTGATGCAAATCGGGAACAACTCAACTATTGTTTCCGACTCGTCCGGGCACCTGCAACGCACATCTGAAAAATTAGATAAAAGTTCTGATGACTTATCCTCCATGACCCAGGCCGCTGCGGCAGCAACCGAGGAGATGAGCCAGAGTATGAATTCTGTGGCGGCTGCCGGGGAGCAGGCCTCTGTAAATCTTGATTCCGTCTCCCTGGCTGCAGGAGCAATGAAATCCGGCCTGAATCAGGTGGCCCAGGATTGTCATACCGCCCGACAGATCTCTGATGAGGCCTATTACCAGGTCCAATCCGCATCATCCAGGGTGGTGGATTTGGGAGGGGCGGCAAAAGATATCGGTAAAGTGGTTGAGGTGATCACTGAAATCGCAGAGCAGACCAATCTTCTTGCCTTGAATGCGACCATTGAAGCGGCCAGAGCCGGAGAAGCGGGTCGGGGATTTGCCGTTGTGGCCAATGAAATTAAAAATCTGGCCAGCCAAACAGCCGGCGCAACCCTTGAAATCACAAATAAAATCAAAGGGATTCAGGATTCCACCGGCAACACGGTCAAAGATGTGGAGAAAATAACCTCCATTATATCAAAGGTATCTGAAATTGTTTCCAAAATTGCCCATGAAGTAGACGAGCACTCGAAATCAGCAAACCATGTGGCGGAAAATATTGAGCAGGCCTCTGACGGTCTGGGAGAGGTCAGCCAAAATATTGCCCAAAGCTCCAATGCTGCCGCCGAATTATCTCAGGACATCGCGGGGGTGAGTACCATTGCCACGGATATATCCCGGGAAGGAACGGATATGAACCAGAGTGCAAAAACACTGTCGGAACTTGCGGCCCAGCTTCATAGCAGTATCGGTGCGTTTAAAGTCTAA
- a CDS encoding heavy-metal-associated domain-containing protein, giving the protein MEKNLSVEGMSCKHCVNRVKRYLETVGTDVTVDLEGKKAYFNARDNVDMNSVIKDISEFGFTAKEI; this is encoded by the coding sequence ATGGAAAAGAATTTAAGTGTCGAAGGAATGTCCTGCAAACATTGCGTCAACCGGGTAAAAAGATACCTGGAAACAGTTGGAACTGATGTCACGGTAGACCTTGAAGGAAAAAAGGCCTATTTTAATGCCCGGGACAATGTGGATATGAACTCTGTTATCAAGGATATCTCTGAATTCGGATTTACGGCTAAAGAGATCTGA
- a CDS encoding flagellar assembly protein A — protein sequence MIDIQRENQQLIALAVKCKFINTTQEQAILSHLIKSYYYNPNHSVLTVFTEKKILTPEKITSLIALRNHLKIKMLDRRFGEIGISNRFITPKHVENALNDQDALFREKRESKKIGDILVEKNEMSQADKIAILLTQDRIQDDLLEQAIYDIASSEMERTTINKRFGAIAVKHNFISIEQLNQALRLQKKGAESGRKKQYLGEILQKFFQLTQDDILFILKIQQQIEKERLSLEKAVIRYKSEISSSKRFNELFEFTISTDKMEAFIHRKKESFENMELGHFHNWLKLNGIQFGLVNNELIKIFLSDSEIGGKLKIAQGKFPTRPTDEVVQFHFDINPTGNIDIAGQNLQPQVKKGTILAKIFPHKPGEPGTNVMGHTILPAQPKMNLLQCGNGVVKKDLYYIAGQDGIPMVFKQRTLFIEPCRRDRETRALTGPLGVDTKDTYRDVDLKIEGNINAGGTVICHSLLILGNVLGRVDASRDINIKGNIGENESFIDRSNFRTMVVSGGNLNISKNIAQAKIVASRSVNAQNSNVFSSEIHALETIILNNVYSSPEYPSTLEIGNIPNYKLDAINRSIDKEIAVLRTLQKQDELDKLALKLQKYFNTQNEYLEKKQILRYLINVCNADELKHLESLGQKIQLYEPSGGTDLSDNGDAFLNNEHALAYMEEEIKQVEGLSLDQQIDYLSRQRVEVSNLCRTAANRTERYTAEYRARQKFILEKVSEKQVEIDQQKQKIETLMIQKDFLLFHKQPVASVFKPMIRVKNMVEKNTVVKGAHSSMVIKESIYGVKIQEIKDAVTGNYFISIEGYYD from the coding sequence ATGATAGATATACAAAGAGAAAATCAGCAGCTTATTGCCTTGGCAGTCAAATGCAAATTCATAAATACGACCCAAGAACAGGCTATATTGTCCCATCTAATAAAGAGCTATTACTATAATCCCAATCATAGTGTTCTGACCGTCTTTACAGAAAAAAAAATCCTGACACCGGAAAAGATTACTTCCCTTATTGCCCTAAGAAACCACCTTAAAATAAAAATGCTTGATAGACGATTCGGAGAAATTGGTATAAGCAACCGGTTTATCACCCCAAAACATGTGGAAAATGCACTGAATGATCAGGATGCTTTATTTCGAGAGAAAAGGGAAAGCAAAAAAATTGGCGACATCCTGGTTGAAAAAAATGAGATGAGCCAGGCCGACAAAATTGCAATTCTCCTTACCCAGGACAGAATTCAGGATGATCTTCTTGAACAGGCGATTTATGACATTGCCTCTTCTGAAATGGAACGAACGACAATTAATAAACGCTTTGGAGCCATTGCAGTTAAACATAATTTCATATCCATTGAGCAGCTGAATCAGGCATTGAGGCTTCAGAAAAAAGGGGCAGAGTCAGGAAGAAAAAAACAGTATCTTGGTGAAATTCTGCAAAAATTTTTTCAACTGACTCAAGATGATATTCTCTTTATTTTAAAAATTCAGCAGCAGATTGAAAAAGAACGGTTATCCCTTGAGAAGGCCGTGATCCGTTATAAATCGGAAATCAGTTCAAGCAAGAGGTTCAATGAATTATTTGAATTCACGATTTCCACTGATAAAATGGAAGCCTTTATTCATCGTAAAAAAGAATCGTTTGAAAATATGGAATTGGGTCACTTCCATAATTGGCTAAAGCTAAACGGTATTCAATTCGGATTGGTTAATAACGAATTGATCAAAATTTTTTTGTCTGACTCTGAAATTGGTGGCAAATTAAAAATCGCCCAGGGGAAATTCCCGACACGCCCCACGGATGAAGTCGTTCAGTTCCATTTTGATATTAATCCCACCGGAAATATTGACATTGCCGGACAAAATTTACAACCACAGGTTAAAAAAGGAACCATTTTAGCAAAAATATTTCCCCATAAGCCGGGGGAACCCGGTACTAATGTAATGGGACACACCATATTGCCTGCTCAACCTAAAATGAATCTTTTGCAGTGCGGTAACGGTGTGGTGAAAAAAGATTTGTATTATATTGCCGGCCAGGATGGGATTCCCATGGTTTTCAAGCAAAGGACTCTGTTTATTGAACCTTGCCGGCGTGACCGGGAGACCAGAGCATTGACAGGTCCCCTGGGTGTCGACACCAAAGACACTTATCGTGATGTAGATTTAAAGATTGAAGGCAATATCAATGCCGGTGGCACGGTTATTTGCCATAGCCTGTTAATCCTTGGAAATGTGTTGGGAAGGGTAGACGCCTCGAGAGATATCAATATAAAAGGCAATATCGGAGAAAATGAATCGTTTATTGATAGATCGAATTTCCGCACAATGGTTGTGTCCGGCGGTAATCTGAACATATCTAAAAATATAGCCCAGGCCAAAATCGTGGCGTCACGGAGTGTTAACGCACAAAACTCCAATGTATTTTCAAGTGAAATCCATGCCTTGGAAACCATTATTTTAAATAATGTATATTCCAGTCCGGAGTATCCGTCGACCCTTGAAATCGGCAACATTCCAAATTATAAACTCGACGCCATCAACCGCTCAATAGATAAAGAGATAGCTGTTTTAAGAACGCTTCAAAAGCAGGACGAGTTGGATAAACTTGCATTGAAATTACAAAAGTATTTCAATACACAAAATGAATATCTGGAAAAAAAACAAATACTCAGATATCTTATAAATGTCTGCAATGCTGATGAATTGAAACACTTAGAATCCCTTGGACAAAAAATTCAGTTGTATGAGCCTTCCGGAGGAACAGATTTGTCAGATAATGGCGATGCTTTTTTAAATAATGAACACGCTCTGGCATATATGGAAGAAGAAATCAAACAGGTCGAGGGGTTAAGTCTTGACCAACAGATAGATTACTTATCCCGGCAACGGGTTGAGGTCTCAAATCTGTGCCGGACAGCGGCAAATAGAACAGAGAGGTATACGGCCGAATACCGGGCCAGACAAAAATTCATTCTGGAAAAAGTATCTGAAAAACAGGTGGAAATTGATCAGCAGAAACAAAAAATTGAAACTCTCATGATTCAAAAGGATTTTCTCCTTTTCCATAAACAACCTGTAGCGTCGGTTTTCAAACCCATGATCCGTGTCAAAAACATGGTTGAAAAAAATACTGTTGTGAAAGGAGCTCATTCCTCAATGGTAATCAAAGAATCCATTTATGGTGTTAAAATACAAGAGATCAAAGATGCAGTTACAGGTAACTATTTTATTTCCATAGAAGGATATTATGATTGA